A stretch of DNA from Nitrospinota bacterium:
CTTCTTTCTTCTTTTTTGGCTCTACTTTTACATCAGTATCAACCAACTCTATTATCGCCATTTCTGCATTATCACCTACCCGTGGCCCTATTTTAAAAATCCTGGTATAACCCCCATTTCTATTGGCATATCTCTCTTTTAGGGTTGAAAAAAGCTTAGCAACTGCCTGCTTGCTTTTTACAAAATCTAATGCCTTACGTCGCGAATTTAGCTTCCCTTCTTTGCCCAAAGTTATCATCTTATCAATATATCTCCGCGATTCTTTTGCCTTGGCAACTGTTGTTGCGATTCTTTCATGAATCAAGACGGCGGTTACTAAATTCCTCATTAAAGCCTTTCTATGGGTTGAAGTTCTATTCAGTTTTCTCCCCGATTTTAAATGGCGCATTTCTTACATCCTTTTTGGATTAATACTATTTCTTTTTTTCTTTTTTCTCTTCTTGTGCTAGGTCAATACCTTCTAACTTCATCCCCAGAGAAAGCCCCATTCCTGATAAGATCTCTTTAATCTCATTTAGAGACTTTCTGCCAAAATTTCGTGTTTTTAACATTTCCATCTCGGTTTTTTGAACCAAATCAGAAATGGTTTTTATATCAGCATTCTTGAGACAGTTAGCCGACCGAACCGAAAGCTCTAGTTCTTCAACGCTTCTCTTTAAATTTGCAACCATCCTGAGTTTTTCTTCATCTACCTCAGGAACTTCTGGTTCTGGTTCTTCTTCGAAATTAATAAATATTTGAGCATGATCTTTTAACATTTTAGCAGCATGAGCTATTGCATCCTCTGGTTTTACTGATCCCTTTGTAGTAACTTCAAGAATTAATTTATCGTAATCTGTAGAATGACCAACTCTTGTATTTTCAACGGCAAAATTTACCTTTTTTATAGGAGAGAATATAGCATCAATGGGGATCAACTGGATATCTTGATTCTCTTCAACATTCCTTTCTGCAGGCGAGTATCCCCTGCCCCATTTTACAATCATATCCATATTCAAGTTACCCTCTTCATTTAAAGTCGCGATATGCAAATCAGGGTTCAATATTTCCACATCTGCATCGTGTTCAATATCCCCTGCTTTAACCTCTCCTTTTTTCTTTGCATGGAGACTTATTGTTTTGGGATGATCGACATTCAATTTTGTGATGATCTGCTTTACGTTAAGGATTATCTCCGAGACGTCCTCGAGTACTCCTGGTATTGTTGAAAATTCATGAAAAACACCATCAATTTTTACCGCTGTAATAGCGGAACCGCGTATAGATGATAATAAAGCCCGTCTAATGGCATGACCTATAGTAATACCAAATCCTCTTTCAAAAGGCTCTGCTGTAAATTTTCCGTATGTTTCTGTTAAAGCGTCTTTTTCAAATTCTAACCTCTTGGGCCGTTGAAAATCCTCCCAGAAGTTCTTCATAATGCCTCCTAGTATTTTATTGAATTTACTTAGAATATAATTCTACTATCAACTGCTCTTGAATAGGTATCGTTGTGTCTTCTCTGGTAGGAAGGCCTACAATTGTTCCTTTCATTTGTTTCTTATCTACTTCTATCCATTGGGGAAGCCCTCTTTGTTCAGCTCTTTCTAAAGCATTTTTGATCGGTTCAATATTGCGGCTCTTTTCCCCTACCTCAATAACATCCCCTATTTTCACCTGGTATGAAGGAAT
This window harbors:
- the rplQ gene encoding 50S ribosomal protein L17, producing MRHLKSGRKLNRTSTHRKALMRNLVTAVLIHERIATTVAKAKESRRYIDKMITLGKEGKLNSRRKALDFVKSKQAVAKLFSTLKERYANRNGGYTRIFKIGPRVGDNAEMAIIELVDTDVKVEPKKKKE
- a CDS encoding DNA-directed RNA polymerase subunit alpha, with product MKNFWEDFQRPKRLEFEKDALTETYGKFTAEPFERGFGITIGHAIRRALLSSIRGSAITAVKIDGVFHEFSTIPGVLEDVSEIILNVKQIITKLNVDHPKTISLHAKKKGEVKAGDIEHDADVEILNPDLHIATLNEEGNLNMDMIVKWGRGYSPAERNVEENQDIQLIPIDAIFSPIKKVNFAVENTRVGHSTDYDKLILEVTTKGSVKPEDAIAHAAKMLKDHAQIFINFEEEPEPEVPEVDEEKLRMVANLKRSVEELELSVRSANCLKNADIKTISDLVQKTEMEMLKTRNFGRKSLNEIKEILSGMGLSLGMKLEGIDLAQEEKKEKKK